One genomic segment of Coffea arabica cultivar ET-39 chromosome 6e, Coffea Arabica ET-39 HiFi, whole genome shotgun sequence includes these proteins:
- the LOC140009297 gene encoding auxin response factor 18-like → MIAFMDSKDRVHENEKCLDSQLWHACAGSMVQMPPANSKVLYFPQGHAEHACGNVDFRNCPVIPAYTRCRVSAIKFMADSGTDEVFAKVQLIPIEGNGADFDEDGVGGVSGMDNREKPTSFAKTLTQSDANNGGGFSVPRYCAETIFPRLDYSADPPVQTILAKDVHGDTWKFRHIYRGTPRRHLLTTGWSSFVNSKKLVAGDSIVFLRAKNGDLCVGIRRARRGVGGGLEPSSGWNAAGRSCVMPHGGFSAFLREDESKLMRNGSESSSGTSVGRGRLKAESVTEAATLAANGQPFEIVYYPRASNPEFCVKASLVRAALQIHWCSGMRFKMPFETEDSSRISWFMGTVSSVHVADPIRWPDSPWRLLQVSWDEPDLLQNVKRVSPWLVELVSNMPTIHLFPFSPPRKKLRLPQHSQFPLDGQLPAPTFSGNHLLGPSSHFGCLPDNTPAGMQGARHAQYGLSLSDLHFNKLQSGLFPVGLQPLYPTAIPGHSNRPIIHKPSSGENISCLLTAGSSAQSPEKIGSCKAPQFVLFGQPILTEQQISLSCSGDAVSPVRIGNSSSDDNADKMGNTSDVSGCALNLERVNERSSCEGSEDNLDIGHCKVFMESEDVGRTLDLSLLESYEQLYEKLADMFGVGTSEVLNHVLYRDRTGAVRQLGDETFSVFAKTARRLTILTDSSSDNVGPYTAEIMRKTSVSNCMAG, encoded by the exons ATGATTGCGTTTATGGACTCGAAGGATAGAGTACACGAAAATGAAAAGTGCTTGGATTCTCAATTATGGCATGCCTGCGCCGGTAGTATGGTTCAAATGCCGCCGGCGAATTCGAAAGTCTTGTACTTTCCCCAGGGACACGCGGAGCATGCTTGCGGCAATGTGGATTTCCGGAATTGCCCTGTAATTCCAGCCTATACCCGTTGTAGAGTATCTGCTATTAAGTTCATGGCGGATTCCGGGACTGACGAGGTTTTTGCGAAAGTTCAGCTGATTCCCATAGAGGGAAATGGTGCTGATTTTGATGAGGACGGAGTTGGGGGGGTGAGCGGGATGGATAACCGAGAAAAGCCCACCTCCTTTGCCAAGACACTGACACAATCAGATGCAAATAATGGGGGAGGCTTTTCAGTTCCAAGGTATTGTGCAGAGACCATTTTTCCTCGGCTGGACTACTCTGCAGATCCTCCTGTTCAAACCATCCTTGCAAAAGATGTTCATGGGGACACTTGGAAATTCCGGCATATATACAGAGGGACACCTAGGCGTCATCTTTTAACAACTGGATGGAGCTCTTTTGTGAACAGTAAGAAATTGGTTGCTGGGGATTCCATTGTTTTTCTTAGAGCGAAGAATGGGGATCTCTGCGTTGGAATCCGGCGTGCAAGGCGGGGGGTTGGAGGTGGACTTGAACCGTCATCAGGGTGGAATGCGGCAGGAAGGAGTTGTGTCATGCCGCACGGGGGATTTTCAGCATTTCTAAGGGAAGATGAAAGCAAGTTGATGAGGAACGGTAGTGAAAGCAGTAGTGGAACTTCAGTGGGCAGAGGAAGATTGAAGGCGGAATCTGTTACTGAGGCTGCAACTCTTGCAGCCAACGGACAGCCCTTTGAAATAGTTTACTACCCTAGAGCTAGTAATCCGGAGTTCTGTGTGAAGGCCTCCCTTGTAAGGGCAGCATTACAGATCCACTGGTGTTCCGGTATGAGGTTCAAGATGCCCTTTGAAACCGAGGATTCTTCACGAATAAGTTGGTTTATGGGAACCGTATCTTCCGTTCATGTTGCAGATCCCATTCGCTGGCCAGATTCACCTTGGAGACTTCTTCAg GTGAGCTGGGATGAGCCAGATTTGCTTCAGAACGTGAAAAGAGTCAGTCCGTGGCTGGTAGAATTAGTGTCGAACATGCCTACCATTCATCTCTTCCCCTTCTCTCCTCCTCGGAAAAAATTGAGATTACCACAACATTCACAGTTTCCTCTTGATGGTCAACTTCCAGCGCCAACATTTTCTGGAAACCACCTTCTTGGGCCCAGCAGCCATTTTGGTTGTCTACCTGACAACACTCCTGCTGGCATGCAGGGAGCCAGGCATGCTCAATATGGATTATCATTATCTGATCTCCACTTCAATAAACTGCAGTCAGGTCTGTTTCCGGTAGGTCTTCAGCCTCTTTATCCTACTGCTATACCTGGGCACTCCAATCGTCCAATCATTCACAAGCCCAGCAGCGGTGAGAATATTTCCTGCCTGCTAACCGCGGGAAGTTCTGCTCAAAGTCCAGAGAAAATTGGTAGCTGCAAGGCACCCCAATTTGTTCTATTTGGTCAACCAATTCTAACTGAGCAGCAAATCTCGCTGAGCTGCTCCGGAGATGCAGTTTCACCAGTTCGCATAGGCAACAGTTCTTCTGATGATAATGCAGATAAGATGGGAAATACTTCTGATGTTTCAGGTTGTGCACTTAATCTAGAACGTGTGAATGAACGGTCCTCGTGTGAAGGGTCTGAGGATAACTTGGATATTGGTCACTGTAAGGTATTCATGGAGTCGGAAGATGTAGGTCGTACGCTGGACCTCTCATTGCTGGAATCTTATGAGCAACTGTATGAGAAATTAGCGGACATGTTTGGCGTTGGGACTTCAGAGGTGTTGAACCATGTGCTTTACCGGGATAGGACAGGTGCTGTAAGGCAACTTGGTGATGAAACGTTTAG TGTTTTCGCCAAAACAGCGAGAAGGTTGACAATTCTAACAGATTCGAGCAGTGACAATGTAGGGCCGTATACGGCAGAGATAATGAGGAAAACATCCGTTTCCAACTGTATGGCCGGATGA